One stretch of Streptomyces sp. MMBL 11-1 DNA includes these proteins:
- a CDS encoding CoA-acylating methylmalonate-semialdehyde dehydrogenase yields the protein MTKTVNHWIGGKTVEGTSGQYGPVTDPATGAVTTQVALASVEEVDAAVAAAKAAYATWGTSSLAQRTTVLFRYRALLDAHRDDIAALITAEHGKVHSDALGEVARGLEIVELACGITTQLKGELSTQVSNRVDVSSIRQSLGVVAGITPFNFPAMVPMWMFPLAIACGNTFVLKPSEKDPSAANLLAELASEAGLPDGVLNVLHGDKVAVDGLLNHPDVAAVSFVGSTPIARHIHATASANGKRVQALGGAKNHMLVLPDADLDAAADAAVSAAYGSAGERCMAISAVVAVGAIGDELVAKIRERAEKITIGPGNDPASEMGPLITAAHRDKVASYVTGAAAQGAEVVLDGTGHTVEGFEDGHWIGLSLLDKVSTDSDAYRDEIFGPVLCVLRVDTYEDGVALMNASPFGNGTAIFTRDGGAARRFQLEVEAGMVGVNVPIPVPVGYHSFGGWKDSLFGDHHIYGNDGVHFYTRGKVVTTRWPDPADAPAGVDLGFPRNH from the coding sequence ATGACGAAGACCGTCAACCACTGGATCGGCGGCAAGACCGTGGAGGGCACGTCGGGCCAGTACGGTCCCGTCACGGACCCGGCCACCGGCGCCGTCACCACGCAGGTCGCGCTCGCCTCCGTGGAGGAGGTCGACGCGGCCGTGGCGGCGGCGAAGGCCGCGTACGCGACGTGGGGCACCTCCTCGCTCGCCCAGCGCACCACCGTCCTCTTCCGTTACCGCGCGCTGCTCGACGCCCACCGCGACGACATCGCCGCGCTGATCACCGCCGAGCACGGCAAGGTGCACTCCGACGCGCTCGGCGAGGTCGCCCGGGGTCTGGAGATCGTCGAGCTGGCGTGCGGGATCACCACCCAGCTCAAGGGCGAGCTGTCCACCCAGGTGTCCAACCGGGTCGACGTCTCCTCGATCCGCCAGTCCCTGGGCGTCGTCGCGGGCATCACGCCGTTCAACTTCCCGGCCATGGTGCCGATGTGGATGTTCCCGCTGGCCATCGCCTGCGGCAACACGTTCGTGCTGAAGCCCAGCGAGAAGGACCCCTCGGCCGCCAACCTGCTGGCCGAGCTGGCCTCCGAGGCCGGTCTTCCGGACGGTGTCCTCAACGTCCTGCACGGCGACAAGGTCGCCGTCGACGGCCTGCTCAACCACCCCGACGTGGCCGCCGTCTCTTTCGTCGGCTCCACCCCCATCGCCCGCCACATCCACGCCACCGCCTCCGCCAACGGCAAGCGCGTCCAGGCCCTCGGCGGCGCGAAGAACCACATGCTCGTCCTCCCGGACGCCGACCTGGACGCTGCCGCCGACGCGGCGGTCTCCGCGGCGTACGGCTCCGCAGGTGAGCGCTGCATGGCGATCTCCGCGGTCGTCGCGGTCGGCGCGATCGGCGACGAACTGGTCGCCAAGATCCGCGAGCGTGCCGAGAAGATCACGATCGGCCCCGGCAACGACCCCGCCTCCGAGATGGGCCCCCTGATCACCGCCGCCCACCGCGACAAGGTCGCCTCCTACGTCACGGGCGCCGCCGCCCAGGGCGCGGAGGTCGTCCTGGACGGCACGGGCCACACGGTCGAGGGCTTCGAGGACGGCCACTGGATCGGCCTCTCCCTCCTGGACAAGGTCTCCACCGACTCCGACGCGTACCGGGACGAGATCTTCGGCCCGGTGCTGTGCGTCCTCCGCGTCGACACGTACGAGGACGGCGTCGCCCTCATGAACGCCTCGCCGTTCGGCAACGGCACCGCGATCTTCACCCGCGACGGAGGCGCGGCACGCCGCTTCCAGCTGGAGGTCGAGGCCGGCATGGTCGGCGTCAACGTCCCGATCCCGGTCCCCGTGGGCTACCACTCCTTCGGCGGCTGGAAGGACTCGCTCTTCGGCGACCACCACATCTACGGCAACGACGGCGTGCACTTCTACACGCGCGGCAAGGTCGTCACCACCCGCTGGCCCGACCCGGCCGACGCCCCCGCCGGCGTCGACCTCGGCTTCCCGCGCAACCACTGA